Proteins encoded in a region of the Rutidosis leptorrhynchoides isolate AG116_Rl617_1_P2 unplaced genomic scaffold, CSIRO_AGI_Rlap_v1 contig586, whole genome shotgun sequence genome:
- the LOC139884671 gene encoding universal stress protein PHOS34-like gives MATTTEKQVMIVAIDDSEHSYYALEWTLEHFFTPFGSNSPFQLVVVHAKPSPTAAVGIAGPGAAEILPLVDADLKRIAARVLEKAKQICISKGVNDVILEVGDGDARNVLCEAVEKHNASILALGNHGYGAIKRAVLGSVSDYCAHHAHCSVMIVKRPKIKH, from the exons ATGGCGACTACAACGGAAAAGCAAGTGATGATCGTAGCTATCGACGATAGCGAGCACAGCTACTACGCTTTGGAATGGACGCTCGAGCATTTCTTCACTCCGTTTGGCTCCAATTCTCCTTTCCAGCTCGTCGTCGTTCACGCTAAACCTTCTCCGACCGCCGCTGTGGGTATAGCCGGACCAG GAGCTGCAGAGATTCTGCCGCTCGTAGATGCTGATTTGAAGAGAATAGCTGCAAGGGTTCTAGAAAAGGCGAAACAAATTTGTATCTCAAAAGGG GTGAATGATGTAATTCTGGAGGTGGGAGATGGAGACGCTAGGAATGTTTTGTGCGAGGCTGTAGAGAAACATAACGCCTCTATCCTGGCTCTGGGCAACCATGGATATGGAGCTATCAAAAGGGCTGTACTTGGAAGTGTCAGCGACTATTGTGCGCACCATGCTCACTGTAGTGTCATGATCGTTAAGAGGCCTAAAATCAAACACTAA